One part of the Anaeromyxobacter sp. Fw109-5 genome encodes these proteins:
- a CDS encoding chemotaxis protein CheC: MTAFGARDLDALQELATIGCGQAITALGKLAGRRIEMDVPEAWVGAEEGAIAAFLGGLGQDLVAVGVKLEGPLTGDLLLALPEADAEGLAALLGFPPASAPEVQSGGAQWGGMAESALMESGNIVGSAFVSAIGTLVGEKLMLSVPSFARGSGRACVERLVAHAGSVALATRFTLAAEGGRAALEGLILVMPEPDRIARLLSHLDLR; the protein is encoded by the coding sequence ATGACGGCCTTCGGCGCGCGAGACCTCGACGCCCTGCAGGAGCTCGCCACCATCGGCTGCGGGCAGGCGATCACCGCCCTCGGCAAGCTCGCGGGGCGGCGCATCGAGATGGACGTGCCCGAGGCGTGGGTCGGCGCGGAGGAGGGCGCCATCGCGGCGTTCCTCGGCGGGCTCGGCCAGGACCTCGTGGCGGTGGGCGTCAAGCTCGAGGGGCCGCTCACCGGCGATCTCCTCCTCGCGCTCCCCGAGGCCGACGCGGAGGGGCTCGCGGCGCTGCTCGGCTTTCCCCCGGCCTCCGCGCCGGAGGTCCAATCGGGCGGCGCGCAGTGGGGAGGCATGGCCGAGAGCGCGCTCATGGAGTCCGGCAACATCGTGGGGAGCGCCTTCGTCTCGGCCATCGGCACCCTGGTCGGCGAGAAGCTGATGCTCTCCGTGCCGAGCTTCGCGCGCGGCAGCGGGCGCGCCTGCGTGGAGCGGCTCGTGGCCCACGCCGGGTCGGTGGCGCTCGCCACGCGCTTCACGCTCGCCGCCGAGGGCGGCCGAGCGGCCCTCGAGGGGCTCATCCTGGTCATGCCGGAGCCGGACCGGATCGCGAGGCTCCTCTCGCACCTCGATCTGCGCTAG
- a CDS encoding chemotaxis protein CheA, whose translation MALDLQRYLGLFVSEAGEHLAAFGRELVRLEQVGQDGRKELVDGLFRRAHSVKGMSASMQLDGIAALAHGVEDLVAVFRADPARLDPAAVDLLLSAGDALQAMVQEAAKGARPEADEALVARVAEAARRRREGASPPPSPAVARSPPPRGAGEPPAEPGPDGSSLTHRPRAGGTRRVQVEVEIAGSCPVPAVRAFLVVKKLGGLGAVAQARPSVEELRAGRIPGKRLEVQLETAETLQALERALAQISDLAGVVLREVEAERAPVPPPAAREAGAAEASRTVRVRTEILDGFLDTVGELILATARIRELGRALPEGSRAALDEGVDRLHAIVKDLHDKVMTVRMTPLALVTEGLPRAARDVARKLGKQVEVEIRGAEIELDRAILEELSDPLLHVLRNAVDHGLEAPHLRLLAGKPAAGTISVTARRERDRVIVEIADDGKGMDPEKLRAAAVARGALRAEEAGQLSDREALLLACLPGVSTAETVTDVSGRGVGLDAVKRTVEGVGGALELDSTPGKGSRVTFRLPLTVAVQPVLLVRVGEEVLGVPIAKVHGAAQVSLSRLERSQGTPVLRHEDALVPVHELTRLLGFPGAPGDERAVVIVEGGEAGRVGLAADALLGQHEAVLKPLGEPLELVPGLSAVTVLGNGRPVFILDVPRLLAP comes from the coding sequence GTGGCGCTCGATCTCCAGAGATACCTCGGGCTGTTCGTGAGCGAGGCGGGCGAGCACCTCGCCGCCTTCGGGCGCGAGCTCGTGCGCCTCGAGCAGGTCGGGCAGGACGGGCGCAAGGAGCTCGTGGACGGCCTCTTCCGCCGCGCCCACAGCGTGAAGGGGATGAGCGCGTCGATGCAGCTCGACGGCATCGCCGCCCTCGCCCACGGGGTCGAGGACCTCGTGGCGGTGTTCCGCGCCGATCCCGCCCGGCTCGATCCCGCCGCGGTGGACCTCCTGCTCTCCGCCGGCGACGCGCTGCAGGCGATGGTGCAGGAGGCGGCGAAGGGCGCGCGCCCCGAGGCCGACGAGGCGCTCGTCGCCCGGGTCGCCGAGGCGGCCCGCCGCCGCCGGGAGGGCGCCTCCCCTCCGCCCTCGCCCGCCGTCGCGAGGTCCCCCCCGCCGCGCGGCGCGGGCGAGCCACCCGCGGAACCGGGGCCCGACGGCTCGTCGCTCACCCATCGACCGCGCGCCGGGGGGACCCGCCGCGTGCAGGTGGAGGTGGAGATCGCCGGGAGCTGCCCGGTGCCCGCCGTGCGCGCCTTCCTCGTGGTGAAGAAGCTCGGCGGGCTCGGCGCGGTCGCCCAGGCGCGGCCGTCCGTGGAGGAGCTGCGCGCCGGCCGCATCCCCGGCAAGCGGCTGGAGGTGCAGCTCGAGACCGCCGAGACGCTGCAGGCGCTGGAGCGCGCGCTCGCGCAGATCTCCGACCTCGCCGGCGTCGTCCTGCGCGAGGTGGAGGCGGAGCGCGCCCCCGTGCCGCCGCCGGCCGCGCGCGAGGCCGGGGCCGCCGAGGCGAGCCGCACCGTGCGCGTGCGCACCGAGATCCTGGACGGCTTCCTCGACACGGTGGGCGAGCTCATCCTCGCCACCGCGCGCATCCGCGAGCTCGGGCGGGCGCTCCCGGAGGGCTCGCGCGCCGCGCTCGACGAGGGCGTGGACCGGCTCCACGCCATCGTGAAGGACCTGCACGACAAGGTGATGACCGTGCGCATGACGCCGCTCGCGCTCGTCACCGAGGGGCTCCCGCGCGCGGCGCGCGACGTGGCGCGCAAGCTGGGCAAGCAGGTCGAGGTGGAGATCCGCGGCGCCGAGATCGAGCTCGACCGCGCGATCCTCGAGGAGCTCTCCGACCCGCTCCTGCACGTGCTGCGCAACGCGGTCGACCACGGCCTCGAGGCGCCGCACCTGCGGCTCCTCGCCGGCAAGCCCGCCGCCGGCACGATCTCCGTCACCGCCCGGCGCGAGCGCGACCGGGTGATCGTGGAGATCGCCGACGACGGCAAGGGCATGGACCCGGAGAAGCTCCGCGCCGCCGCCGTCGCGCGCGGCGCCCTGCGGGCCGAGGAGGCCGGGCAGCTCTCCGATCGCGAGGCGCTCCTCCTCGCCTGCCTGCCGGGCGTCTCCACCGCCGAGACCGTCACCGACGTGTCCGGCCGCGGGGTGGGGCTCGACGCGGTGAAGCGCACGGTGGAGGGCGTGGGCGGCGCGCTCGAGCTCGACTCCACCCCGGGCAAGGGCTCGCGGGTCACCTTCCGCCTGCCGCTCACCGTGGCGGTGCAGCCGGTCCTGCTCGTGCGGGTGGGCGAGGAGGTGCTCGGGGTCCCGATCGCCAAGGTGCACGGGGCCGCCCAGGTGTCCCTCTCCCGCCTGGAGCGGAGCCAGGGCACCCCGGTGCTCCGCCACGAGGACGCGCTCGTCCCGGTGCACGAGCTCACCCGGCTGCTGGGGTTCCCCGGCGCCCCCGGCGACGAGCGCGCGGTGGTGATCGTCGAGGGCGGCGAGGCGGGCCGCGTCGGGCTCGCCGCGGACGCCCTCCTCGGCCAGCACGAGGCGGTGCTGAAGCCGCTCGGGGAGCCGCTCGAGCTCGTGCCCGGCCTGTCGGCCGTGACGGTGCTCGGCAACGGGCGGCCGGTGTTCATCCTGGACGTGCCGAGGCTCCTCGCACCATGA
- a CDS encoding response regulator: MAKRVLIVDDAIFMRNMIKDIFSGSGFEVVGEAANGLEAVEKYRELKPDLTTMDIVMPFKSGIEATREIVKNDGKAVIVMCSALGQESLVMEAIEAGASDFIVKPFKSEDVLSVVKKVLGDA; the protein is encoded by the coding sequence ATGGCGAAGCGAGTCCTGATCGTCGACGACGCGATCTTCATGCGGAACATGATCAAGGACATCTTCTCGGGCTCCGGCTTCGAGGTCGTCGGCGAGGCCGCGAACGGGCTCGAGGCGGTGGAGAAGTACCGGGAGCTGAAGCCCGACCTCACCACGATGGACATCGTGATGCCCTTCAAGAGCGGCATCGAGGCGACCCGCGAGATCGTGAAGAACGACGGCAAGGCCGTCATCGTCATGTGCAGCGCGCTCGGCCAGGAGTCCCTCGTCATGGAGGCCATCGAGGCCGGCGCGAGCGACTTCATCGTGAAGCCGTTCAAGTCGGAGGACGTGCTCTCCGTCGTGAAGAAGGTCCTCGGCGACGCCTAG
- a CDS encoding chemotaxis protein CheW has protein sequence MRHVVFRLAAERFALPLEAVREVVPPQPPFARVPRTSEAVRGVMNLRGRVVAVVDLAPLVGLAAQPLLPAAGHVIVLDHARRALGLLIGGVVGVEPLAQPEGGDGLVRGVAAARAGAVTVLRAEALADEAVRLFGGR, from the coding sequence TTGCGCCACGTGGTCTTCCGGCTCGCCGCCGAGCGGTTCGCGCTCCCGCTCGAGGCGGTGCGGGAGGTGGTGCCGCCGCAGCCGCCCTTCGCGCGCGTGCCGCGGACCTCGGAGGCGGTGCGCGGCGTCATGAACCTGCGCGGCCGGGTGGTGGCGGTGGTGGACCTCGCCCCGCTGGTGGGGCTCGCGGCGCAGCCGCTCCTGCCGGCCGCCGGGCACGTGATCGTCCTCGACCACGCCCGCCGCGCCCTCGGGCTCCTCATCGGCGGCGTGGTCGGCGTCGAGCCGCTGGCGCAGCCGGAGGGGGGCGACGGGCTCGTCCGCGGCGTGGCCGCGGCGCGCGCGGGGGCGGTGACCGTGCTGCGCGCCGAGGCCCTCGCCGACGAGGCGGTGCGGCTGTTCGGCGGAAGGTGA
- a CDS encoding methyl-accepting chemotaxis protein, translating to MPRAGRDERLSTRPSARWQDAPHLVAVRGRAAEAAPRVAPAAAGRSVSLERKILFSYLVVGAVLLFAVPEIRERIQSPVVAGLAVLALTLLLGVVLTLAVARVSRLTRLRASAVEISRGDLSKAVVSEEQRALHDEIDELTSAICTMQENLRDLVSRIQRTAQSVADSANELQQSAEEVNASTDEVASSMEKIAAGAGQQSELVERTSKVIGEIAGSIEATARSAEEAARASAETSQSAAAGGEAARLAGEKVKKVFARIEAASEQVFAFGERTKEISKIVEAITQVANQTNLLALNATIEAARAGEYGRGFAVVAEEVRKLAESAGRSAEQISALATDISGRAGKVVETMKESVAELGDGREDLNAIIRTLADIAKIAATGADKVRVISQAARDQLEGSADMVQAMDHISDVASSNASQTEQVRKVTAEQTAAVAQMAGAAQELTNLSLELQAVVSRFRLG from the coding sequence TTGCCGCGAGCTGGCCGAGACGAACGACTCTCCACCCGCCCGAGCGCGCGCTGGCAGGACGCGCCGCACCTCGTGGCGGTGCGCGGTCGCGCGGCCGAGGCGGCCCCGCGGGTCGCGCCGGCGGCCGCGGGGCGCTCGGTCTCCCTCGAGCGGAAGATCCTCTTCAGCTACCTCGTGGTGGGCGCGGTGCTGCTCTTCGCGGTGCCCGAGATCCGCGAGCGCATCCAGAGCCCGGTGGTGGCGGGGCTGGCCGTGCTCGCCCTCACCCTGCTGCTCGGCGTGGTCCTCACCCTCGCGGTGGCGCGGGTGTCGAGGCTCACGCGGCTGCGGGCGAGCGCCGTGGAGATCAGCCGGGGCGACCTGTCGAAGGCGGTGGTCTCGGAGGAGCAGCGCGCCCTCCACGACGAGATCGACGAGCTCACCTCCGCCATCTGCACCATGCAGGAGAACCTGCGCGACCTCGTCTCGCGCATCCAGCGGACCGCGCAGTCGGTGGCCGACTCGGCGAACGAGCTGCAGCAGAGCGCCGAGGAGGTGAACGCCTCGACCGACGAGGTCGCCTCCTCCATGGAGAAGATCGCGGCGGGTGCCGGCCAGCAGTCGGAGCTGGTGGAGCGGACCTCCAAGGTCATCGGCGAGATCGCCGGCTCCATCGAGGCGACCGCGCGCAGCGCCGAGGAGGCGGCCCGGGCGTCCGCCGAGACCAGCCAGTCGGCCGCCGCCGGCGGCGAGGCGGCGCGGCTCGCCGGCGAGAAGGTGAAGAAGGTGTTCGCCCGCATCGAGGCGGCGAGCGAGCAGGTGTTCGCGTTCGGCGAGCGCACGAAGGAGATCTCCAAGATCGTCGAGGCGATCACCCAGGTGGCGAACCAGACCAACCTGCTCGCCCTGAACGCCACCATCGAGGCGGCCCGCGCCGGCGAGTACGGCCGCGGCTTCGCCGTGGTCGCCGAGGAGGTGCGCAAGCTGGCCGAGTCCGCCGGCCGCTCCGCCGAGCAGATCTCCGCGCTCGCCACCGACATCTCCGGCCGCGCGGGCAAGGTGGTCGAGACCATGAAGGAGTCGGTCGCCGAGCTGGGCGACGGCCGCGAGGACCTGAACGCGATCATCCGCACCCTAGCGGACATCGCGAAGATCGCCGCCACCGGGGCGGACAAGGTGCGGGTCATCTCCCAGGCCGCGCGCGATCAGCTGGAGGGCTCGGCCGACATGGTCCAGGCGATGGACCACATCTCCGACGTCGCCTCCTCGAACGCGAGCCAGACCGAGCAGGTGCGCAAGGTGACCGCCGAGCAGACGGCCGCCGTGGCGCAGATGGCGGGGGCGGCCCAGGAGCTCACGAACCTCTCGCTCGAGCTGCAGGCGGTCGTCTCGCGCTTCCGGCTGGGCTAG
- the thiL gene encoding thiamine-phosphate kinase has translation MSRRSPPGEFELIRRFTQALPVRGEGVRVGPGDDAAVLAPPAGEELVATADAVVAGVHFDRAFTPEDVGWKALAVNLSDLAAMGARPLWALVCLGVPPGARAAELVRLGRGLGACARRHGIAVAGGNVTRAAELSVTVTAVGAVPHGRALLRAGARPGDLVLVTGTLGDAALGRVPGAPAALARRQRRPTPRLAAGRALASVARAAIDVSDGLVQDLSHLCEASGVGARIGVADLPLSAAARRLSRGGAAARDAALSGGEDYELLLAIAPSLLPAAQAAAAKARTPLTVIGRFVRGRGVRVVGPTGAAVAVAARGHDHLRAPSAL, from the coding sequence ATGTCCCGCAGGTCGCCGCCCGGCGAGTTCGAGCTCATCCGGCGCTTCACGCAGGCCCTGCCGGTCCGCGGCGAGGGCGTGCGCGTCGGCCCCGGCGACGACGCGGCGGTGCTCGCCCCGCCCGCCGGCGAGGAGCTCGTCGCCACGGCCGACGCGGTGGTGGCGGGGGTCCACTTCGACCGCGCGTTCACGCCCGAGGACGTGGGCTGGAAGGCGCTCGCGGTGAACCTCTCCGACCTCGCCGCCATGGGCGCCCGGCCGCTCTGGGCGCTCGTGTGCCTGGGGGTGCCGCCCGGCGCGCGCGCCGCGGAGCTCGTGCGCCTCGGCCGCGGCCTCGGCGCCTGCGCGCGGCGTCACGGCATCGCCGTCGCGGGCGGCAACGTCACCCGCGCGGCCGAGCTGTCGGTGACCGTCACCGCCGTCGGGGCGGTGCCGCACGGACGGGCCCTGCTCCGCGCCGGGGCGCGCCCGGGCGATCTCGTGCTCGTCACCGGCACCCTGGGCGACGCCGCGCTCGGCCGGGTCCCCGGCGCGCCCGCTGCGCTGGCGCGCCGCCAGCGCCGCCCCACCCCGCGCCTCGCCGCCGGCCGGGCCCTCGCGAGCGTGGCGCGCGCCGCCATCGACGTGTCGGACGGCCTCGTGCAGGACCTCTCCCACCTGTGCGAGGCGTCCGGCGTGGGCGCGCGCATCGGCGTGGCCGACCTGCCGCTCTCCGCCGCGGCGAGGCGCCTCTCCCGCGGCGGCGCGGCGGCGCGGGACGCCGCGCTCTCCGGGGGGGAGGACTACGAGCTCCTCCTGGCGATCGCGCCCTCGCTCCTCCCCGCCGCGCAGGCCGCGGCGGCGAAGGCTCGCACGCCGCTCACCGTGATCGGGCGCTTCGTGCGCGGGCGGGGCGTGCGCGTGGTCGGGCCCACCGGCGCGGCCGTCGCGGTCGCCGCGCGCGGGCACGACCACCTCCGCGCACCCTCCGCGCTTTGA
- a CDS encoding cell wall metabolism sensor histidine kinase WalK, producing MTVPPSFLQQRLPLGDLLDLRSFGDVCHSFSELYRIGIKVFDEAGNKLVDVRVGNADFCGYIWTKAAGREGCIATVGKVKSDPLPEEPVPRTVQCFSGCRYVVQPILYEGDLLGRVVFGPFVPEDLAELPAALRDIAPDFDAKLAQGYLEKIRRVPVSTAEKILKHFMDLLDVMVFTGHKNLIAAKLHIEAVQESYRELQEKNRELEDSYAKLKELDRLKSNFLATMSHELRTPLTSVIGYSEMMLEGLGGPLTAEQREYLGIIMEKGENLLQLITSILDISKIEAGRVRLVLSDVDATQIMRDAIATVLPLARKKGLKVACDAGAMPRVQADRDKLRQCLVNLCSNAVKFTPAGGTIAVSAEALPGDRLAIHVADTGIGIGEEHLGKVFDVFYQVDGSSTREYGGAGLGLAIVKSFVEAHGGEVGVRSIPGVGTTFTVILPLRPSLVPAYTPVIPMPAVGRVF from the coding sequence ATGACGGTGCCGCCGTCCTTCCTGCAGCAGCGGCTGCCGCTCGGGGACCTGCTCGATCTGCGGTCCTTCGGGGACGTGTGCCACTCGTTCTCCGAGCTGTACCGCATCGGCATCAAGGTCTTCGACGAGGCGGGCAACAAGCTCGTGGACGTGCGGGTCGGGAACGCCGACTTCTGCGGCTACATCTGGACCAAGGCGGCGGGGCGCGAGGGGTGCATCGCCACCGTCGGCAAGGTGAAGAGCGATCCGCTCCCGGAGGAGCCGGTCCCGCGCACCGTGCAGTGCTTCTCCGGCTGCCGCTACGTGGTGCAGCCCATCCTCTACGAGGGCGACCTCCTCGGCCGCGTGGTGTTCGGTCCCTTCGTGCCGGAGGACCTCGCCGAGCTGCCGGCGGCGCTGCGGGACATCGCGCCGGACTTCGACGCGAAGCTCGCCCAGGGCTACCTGGAGAAGATCCGGCGCGTGCCGGTGTCCACCGCCGAGAAGATCCTGAAGCACTTCATGGATCTCCTCGACGTGATGGTCTTCACCGGCCACAAGAACCTCATCGCCGCGAAGCTGCACATCGAGGCGGTGCAGGAGAGCTACCGGGAGCTGCAGGAGAAGAACCGGGAGCTCGAGGACAGCTACGCGAAGCTGAAGGAGCTCGACCGGCTCAAGTCCAACTTCCTCGCCACCATGAGCCACGAGCTGCGCACCCCGCTCACGAGCGTCATCGGCTACTCGGAGATGATGCTCGAGGGGCTGGGCGGGCCGCTCACCGCCGAGCAGCGCGAGTACCTGGGCATCATCATGGAGAAGGGCGAGAACCTCCTCCAGCTCATCACCTCCATCCTCGACATCTCCAAGATCGAGGCCGGGCGCGTGCGGCTCGTCCTCTCCGACGTGGACGCGACCCAGATCATGCGCGACGCGATCGCCACGGTGCTCCCGCTCGCGCGCAAGAAGGGGCTCAAGGTCGCCTGCGACGCGGGCGCGATGCCCCGGGTGCAGGCCGATCGCGACAAGCTGCGCCAGTGCCTCGTGAACCTCTGCTCGAACGCGGTGAAGTTCACCCCCGCGGGCGGGACCATCGCCGTGTCCGCCGAGGCGCTCCCGGGCGACCGGCTCGCCATCCACGTGGCCGACACCGGCATCGGCATCGGCGAGGAGCACCTCGGCAAGGTGTTCGACGTCTTCTACCAGGTGGACGGCTCCTCCACGCGCGAGTACGGCGGCGCCGGCCTGGGCCTCGCCATCGTGAAGAGCTTCGTCGAGGCGCACGGCGGCGAGGTGGGCGTCCGCTCGATCCCGGGCGTCGGCACCACGTTCACCGTGATCCTGCCGCTCCGCCCGAGCCTCGTCCCCGCCTACACCCCGGTGATCCCCATGCCGGCCGTCGGGCGCGTCTTCTGA
- a CDS encoding ATP/GTP-binding protein produces MAQFNADTREIAVKVVYYGPALSGKTTNLQSLFQKIDPKVRGRLMTLDTKDDRTLFFDMMPVFFRTRAGVKVKLKLYTVPGQVMHESTRRIVLQGTDAVVFVADSRRSEAAPTLAYWNNMLKNLEANGLDYRTLPIVVQMNKRDLEDARGDGELGDLLRVIQPRIVPAVAIRGEGVLETLHALLQLTYRALDRRFGLESGWQVSEREFLGQIFAHVDVRGSRLAEAPAR; encoded by the coding sequence ATGGCCCAGTTCAACGCCGACACCCGCGAGATCGCCGTGAAGGTCGTCTATTACGGCCCGGCGCTGTCCGGGAAGACGACCAATCTCCAGTCGCTCTTCCAGAAGATCGATCCCAAGGTCCGCGGGCGCCTCATGACGCTCGACACGAAGGACGACCGGACCCTGTTCTTCGACATGATGCCCGTGTTCTTCCGCACGCGCGCGGGCGTGAAGGTGAAGCTGAAGCTCTACACGGTGCCGGGCCAGGTGATGCACGAGTCCACCCGCCGCATCGTGCTCCAGGGCACGGACGCGGTGGTGTTCGTGGCCGACTCGCGCCGCAGCGAGGCCGCGCCGACGCTCGCCTACTGGAACAACATGCTGAAGAACCTGGAGGCGAACGGGCTCGACTACCGCACCCTGCCCATCGTCGTCCAGATGAACAAGCGCGACCTCGAGGACGCGCGCGGCGACGGCGAGCTCGGCGATCTGCTGCGCGTGATCCAGCCGCGCATCGTGCCGGCGGTGGCCATCCGCGGCGAGGGCGTGCTCGAGACCCTGCACGCGCTGCTCCAGCTCACCTACCGCGCCCTGGACCGCCGCTTCGGCCTCGAGTCCGGCTGGCAGGTCTCGGAGCGCGAGTTCCTCGGCCAGATCTTCGCGCACGTGGACGTGCGCGGGTCGAGGCTCGCGGAGGCGCCGGCGCGATGA
- a CDS encoding ATP-dependent DNA helicase, producing MARAVERAMSERRYLVAEAGTGTGKTLAYLVPAALSGRRVIVSTATKTLQEQIWGKDIPLLRERCGVEFAAAYLKGRSNYFCLARGAEFARAPTFAAREEAALWPRIEAWARATETGDRSEIDLPDQFHTWKDLSATAETCAGRECERYEDCFVTRARALAGQSDVLLVNHHLFFADLAMRTSRAGVEILPEYDVVVFDEAHAIEEVATEYFGLQISSYRVEELGRDALRAVGDRPDLASMMREATGELRRAGERFFQALADGLHASGAGAARGWGARAGGRGRGPRRREEDESVRAPLTSEVLEPCERDQARLDAALEALRELLADAEAPPLAQIARRAGELRVELAAVTAMKEPSRVYFAEVRGRGVFLRAAPIDVAEELQARLYRRTDTVIFTSATLAAQGRFDYFRRQVGLAPEFDVDEARFPGPFDFPRQAAIVTPPTVPEPNAPGFLDAAAGTIRALAEVTGGRAFVLCTSNRNMHALHGALRDLPYQVLLQGERPKARLLEAFRAEPSVLFATASFWEGVDVPGDALSLVVIDRLPFAPPGDPVVAARLRALEAEGRDGFSELQVPAAALALRQGFGRLVRTRGDRGLVAILDRRLVTKGYGRAFLATLPRCPVLRSVAEARSWWDRGAGGALHGA from the coding sequence ATGGCGCGCGCCGTGGAGCGCGCGATGAGCGAGCGTCGCTACCTCGTGGCCGAGGCCGGCACCGGCACCGGCAAGACCCTCGCCTACCTCGTGCCGGCGGCGCTCTCCGGCCGGCGGGTGATCGTCTCCACCGCCACGAAGACCCTGCAGGAGCAGATCTGGGGGAAGGACATCCCGCTGCTGCGCGAGCGCTGCGGCGTCGAGTTCGCCGCCGCCTACCTCAAGGGGCGCTCCAACTACTTCTGCCTCGCGCGCGGGGCGGAGTTCGCGCGCGCGCCGACGTTCGCGGCGCGCGAGGAGGCCGCGCTGTGGCCGCGCATCGAGGCCTGGGCGCGCGCCACCGAGACCGGCGACCGCAGCGAGATCGACCTCCCCGACCAGTTCCACACCTGGAAGGACCTGTCGGCCACCGCCGAGACGTGCGCGGGGCGCGAGTGCGAGCGGTACGAGGACTGCTTCGTCACCCGGGCGCGCGCGCTCGCCGGGCAGTCGGACGTGCTGCTCGTGAACCACCACCTCTTCTTCGCGGACCTCGCCATGCGCACGAGCCGCGCGGGGGTGGAGATCCTGCCCGAGTACGACGTGGTGGTGTTCGACGAGGCGCACGCGATCGAGGAGGTCGCCACCGAGTACTTCGGCCTGCAGATCTCGTCGTACCGCGTGGAGGAGCTCGGCCGCGACGCGCTGCGCGCGGTGGGGGATCGCCCGGACCTGGCCTCGATGATGCGCGAGGCGACCGGCGAGCTGCGCCGCGCCGGCGAGCGGTTCTTCCAGGCGCTCGCCGACGGGCTGCACGCGAGCGGCGCGGGCGCGGCGCGCGGCTGGGGCGCGCGCGCCGGCGGGCGCGGGCGAGGGCCGCGGCGGCGGGAGGAGGACGAGAGCGTGCGGGCGCCGCTCACCAGCGAGGTGCTCGAGCCCTGCGAGCGCGACCAGGCGCGGCTGGACGCGGCGCTCGAGGCGCTGCGCGAGCTGCTCGCCGACGCCGAGGCGCCGCCGCTCGCCCAGATCGCGCGGCGCGCCGGGGAGCTCAGGGTGGAGCTCGCGGCGGTGACGGCGATGAAGGAGCCGTCGCGCGTGTACTTCGCCGAGGTGCGCGGCCGCGGGGTGTTCCTGCGGGCGGCGCCCATCGACGTCGCGGAGGAGCTGCAGGCGCGGCTCTACCGGCGCACGGACACCGTGATCTTCACGAGCGCCACCCTCGCCGCGCAGGGCCGCTTCGACTACTTCAGGCGGCAGGTGGGCCTCGCGCCCGAGTTCGACGTGGACGAGGCGCGCTTCCCCGGCCCGTTCGACTTCCCGCGGCAGGCGGCCATCGTGACGCCCCCCACGGTCCCCGAGCCGAACGCGCCCGGCTTCCTCGACGCGGCCGCCGGGACGATCCGTGCGCTCGCGGAGGTGACGGGCGGGCGCGCCTTCGTGCTCTGCACCTCGAACCGCAACATGCACGCGCTCCACGGCGCGCTGCGCGACCTGCCCTATCAGGTGCTGCTCCAGGGCGAGCGCCCCAAGGCCCGCCTCCTCGAGGCGTTCCGCGCGGAGCCCTCGGTGCTGTTCGCGACCGCGAGCTTCTGGGAGGGGGTGGACGTGCCCGGCGACGCGCTCTCGCTCGTGGTCATCGACCGCCTCCCGTTCGCGCCGCCCGGGGACCCGGTGGTGGCGGCCCGCCTGCGGGCGCTCGAGGCGGAGGGGAGGGACGGGTTCTCCGAGCTGCAGGTCCCCGCCGCGGCGCTCGCGCTGCGGCAGGGCTTCGGCCGGCTGGTGCGCACGCGGGGGGACCGCGGGCTCGTCGCGATCCTCGACCGCCGGCTCGTCACGAAGGGCTACGGCCGCGCCTTCCTCGCGACCCTGCCGCGCTGCCCCGTGCTGCGGAGCGTGGCCGAGGCCCGCAGCTGGTGGGATCGCGGGGCCGGCGGCGCCTTGCACGGCGCGTGA
- a CDS encoding site-2 protease family protein: MDDVLVRPRPRARLPVANIALFVATLATTVWAGMLFSPAAAGLQTFGELFALVGRAPAVLLEGLPFALSLVGILFVHEMGHYVLARRARVDTTLPYFIPVPFGVGTLGAIIRMRSAIPSRRAILDIGASGPLAGLAVALPLLVWGLAHSQIHAVPAATSPSSPFGVFMAWLSGRPPAADAGQAIHFGNSLLTWAAQRLVFGELAPGTDVVLHPVAVAASLGLLVTALNLVPAGQLDGGHVLYALLGRRRALLASHVTSTGLLLAGIFFSWSWLVWWFLTRFVVGLGHPAALTEEPLGPGRRVVAIVSLLLFLATFVPVPVSF; the protein is encoded by the coding sequence ATGGACGACGTCCTAGTGCGCCCGCGGCCGCGAGCCCGCCTGCCGGTCGCGAACATCGCGCTCTTCGTCGCGACGCTCGCCACCACGGTCTGGGCCGGCATGCTCTTCTCGCCCGCCGCGGCCGGGTTGCAGACGTTCGGGGAGCTCTTCGCGCTCGTCGGGCGCGCGCCGGCCGTGCTCCTCGAGGGCCTGCCGTTCGCGCTGTCGCTCGTCGGGATCCTCTTCGTCCACGAGATGGGCCACTACGTCCTCGCCCGCCGGGCGCGCGTGGACACGACCCTGCCGTACTTCATCCCGGTGCCGTTCGGCGTGGGCACGCTCGGCGCCATCATCCGCATGCGCTCGGCGATCCCCTCGCGCCGGGCCATCCTGGACATCGGCGCCTCGGGCCCGCTCGCCGGGCTCGCGGTGGCGCTCCCGCTGCTCGTGTGGGGGCTCGCGCACTCGCAGATCCACGCGGTCCCGGCGGCGACCTCGCCGAGCTCGCCGTTCGGCGTCTTCATGGCCTGGCTCTCGGGCCGGCCGCCGGCCGCCGACGCCGGCCAGGCGATCCACTTCGGCAACAGCCTCCTCACCTGGGCCGCGCAGCGGCTGGTCTTCGGCGAGCTCGCGCCCGGGACGGACGTGGTGCTGCACCCCGTGGCGGTCGCCGCCTCGCTGGGCCTGCTCGTCACCGCCCTGAACCTCGTGCCCGCCGGCCAGCTCGACGGCGGGCACGTGCTCTACGCGCTCCTCGGGCGGCGGCGCGCGCTGCTCGCCTCGCACGTCACGAGCACCGGCCTGCTGCTCGCGGGGATCTTCTTCTCCTGGAGCTGGCTCGTCTGGTGGTTCCTCACCCGCTTCGTGGTGGGCCTCGGACATCCGGCCGCGCTCACGGAGGAGCCGCTCGGGCCGGGGCGCAGGGTGGTGGCGATCGTGTCGCTCCTGCTGTTCCTCGCCACCTTCGTGCCGGTGCCGGTCTCCTTCTAG